Proteins from a single region of Streptomyces sp. HUAS 15-9:
- the msrA gene encoding peptide-methionine (S)-S-oxide reductase MsrA gives MAAQTQRAVLAGGCFWGMQDLIRRLPGVTATRVGYTGGDVPNATYRNHGTHAEAIEILFDPEQTDYRALLEFFFQIHDPSTENRQGNDIGLSYRSAIYYVDDEQKRIAEDTIADVDASGLWPGKVVTEVEPVGPFWEAEPEHQDYLERYPDGYTCHFPRPGWRLPSRKEG, from the coding sequence ATGGCAGCGCAGACGCAGAGGGCCGTACTGGCGGGCGGATGTTTCTGGGGGATGCAGGACCTCATCCGCCGGCTCCCGGGCGTGACGGCGACCCGGGTCGGATACACCGGAGGTGACGTGCCGAACGCGACGTACCGTAACCACGGCACCCACGCGGAGGCCATCGAGATCCTCTTCGACCCCGAGCAGACCGACTACCGCGCGCTCCTGGAGTTCTTCTTCCAGATCCACGACCCGAGCACCGAGAACCGCCAGGGCAACGACATCGGTCTCAGCTACCGTTCGGCGATCTACTACGTGGACGACGAGCAGAAGAGGATCGCGGAGGACACCATCGCGGACGTGGACGCCTCCGGACTGTGGCCGGGCAAGGTCGTCACCGAGGTGGAGCCGGTCGGCCCCTTCTGGGAGGCCGAACCCGAGCACCAGGACTACCTGGAGCGCTACCCCGACGGCTACACCTGCCACTTCCCGCGCCCGGGATGGCGACTGCCGTCCCGCAAGGAGGGCTGA
- a CDS encoding response regulator transcription factor, which produces MHSKILVVEDDHALRDVLRRGLLEEDFEPVLAPDGASALRLATDGIAAAVLDVGLPDADGRDVCQAMRANGFFAPVIFLTARHQLTDRLSGFSAGGDDYLPKPFHLAELAARLRAALRRAAPRSCATTGDLVLDAVDHSATVHDGARFDLSPTEFRLLATLVAADGALVRRRDLVRAGWPEGAQVSDNTLDQYLSRLRRKLRAASSRLTIDTARGVGHRLS; this is translated from the coding sequence ATGCACTCCAAGATCCTGGTGGTTGAGGACGATCACGCCCTGCGGGACGTGCTGCGGCGGGGCCTGCTGGAGGAGGACTTCGAGCCCGTCCTCGCCCCCGACGGCGCCAGCGCCCTGCGGCTGGCGACCGACGGCATCGCGGCGGCCGTACTGGATGTCGGCCTGCCGGACGCGGACGGACGGGACGTGTGCCAGGCCATGCGGGCCAACGGCTTCTTCGCCCCCGTGATCTTCCTGACCGCCCGGCACCAACTCACCGACCGTCTGTCGGGCTTCTCCGCCGGGGGCGACGACTACCTGCCCAAGCCCTTCCACCTCGCCGAACTCGCCGCCAGACTGCGTGCCGCGCTGAGACGGGCCGCCCCGCGGTCCTGCGCCACCACCGGCGATCTGGTGCTGGACGCGGTGGATCACAGTGCGACCGTGCACGACGGTGCGCGCTTCGACCTCTCCCCGACGGAGTTCCGGCTGCTGGCCACGCTCGTTGCCGCGGACGGGGCCCTCGTGCGCCGCCGTGACCTGGTGCGGGCCGGCTGGCCCGAGGGCGCGCAGGTCAGCGACAACACTCTGGACCAGTATCTGAGCCGACTGCGCCGCAAACTGCGCGCAGCGAGCAGCCGTCTGACGATCGATACGGCGCGTGGGGTCGGACACCGCCTGTCATGA
- a CDS encoding COG4705 family protein codes for MTYETSETSAVSAADRPVAPGQRRLRWNKVPEVTVYFWIIKVLCTTVGETAADLLNEKAGLGLTGVSVLMSALLAVVLVVQFRTSAYRAGVYWLAVALISVVGTLISDNLTDNMGVPLELSTTVFGLVLAVVFVVWYRRERTLSIHSIDTVRRESFYWLAVLFTFALGTAAGDLVSERMDLGYWLSAVLFALAIAAVAVAHRALGLDAVWSFWIAYILTRPLGASIGDYLSQPTGDGGAGLGTVITSVLFLAVILGLVVYLAVTRKDVTEPEGAARQAV; via the coding sequence ATGACCTACGAAACGTCTGAGACTTCCGCCGTCTCCGCGGCCGACAGGCCCGTCGCACCGGGGCAACGTCGGCTGCGCTGGAACAAGGTGCCCGAGGTCACTGTCTACTTCTGGATCATCAAGGTGCTGTGTACGACGGTCGGTGAGACCGCGGCCGACCTGTTGAACGAGAAGGCCGGCCTCGGCCTGACCGGTGTGTCGGTGCTGATGAGCGCGTTGCTGGCCGTGGTGCTGGTCGTGCAGTTCCGTACGAGCGCCTACCGGGCGGGCGTGTACTGGCTCGCCGTGGCCCTGATCAGCGTCGTCGGTACGCTGATCAGCGACAACCTCACCGACAACATGGGCGTGCCGCTGGAGCTGAGCACCACGGTGTTCGGGCTCGTTCTCGCGGTCGTGTTCGTCGTCTGGTACCGCCGTGAGCGGACGCTGTCCATCCACAGCATCGACACCGTCCGCCGCGAGTCGTTCTACTGGCTCGCCGTCCTGTTCACCTTCGCCCTGGGCACCGCGGCCGGTGACCTGGTCTCCGAGCGCATGGATCTCGGCTACTGGCTGTCCGCCGTGCTTTTCGCCCTGGCCATCGCCGCAGTCGCCGTCGCACACCGCGCACTCGGTCTCGACGCGGTCTGGAGCTTCTGGATCGCGTACATCCTCACCCGGCCGCTCGGAGCCTCGATCGGCGACTACCTCTCCCAGCCGACCGGTGACGGCGGAGCGGGTCTGGGCACGGTGATCACCAGCGTGCTGTTCCTCGCGGTCATCCTCGGTCTGGTCGTGTACCTGGCCGTCACCCGAAAGGACGTCACCGAGCCGGAAGGGGCCGCACGACAGGCAGTGTGA
- a CDS encoding DUF742 domain-containing protein gives MTPRRRPADRLVRSYVITDGRAQPSRNTLDLVTLLIATDDLPLTGLNPEKRRLMELCRPGALSVAEVAGHLGLPVGVTKVLTADLMDSGHIVTRAPIPAARPTDARILQEVLDGLRARL, from the coding sequence ATGACTCCCCGGCGCCGCCCCGCAGACAGGCTGGTGCGGTCGTACGTCATCACGGACGGCCGCGCCCAGCCCTCCCGCAACACCCTGGACCTGGTCACGCTGCTGATCGCCACCGACGATCTGCCGCTGACCGGGCTCAACCCGGAAAAGCGCAGGCTCATGGAACTGTGCCGGCCGGGAGCGCTGTCCGTCGCCGAGGTGGCCGGCCACCTCGGCCTCCCGGTCGGCGTCACCAAAGTCCTGACCGCCGACCTCATGGACAGCGGTCACATCGTCACCCGCGCGCCCATCCCCGCGGCCCGGCCGACCGACGCCCGAATCCTCCAGGAGGTGCTCGATGGGCTCCGCGCCCGCCTCTGA
- a CDS encoding sensor histidine kinase, translating into MNRASRIVGRLAPRTLQGRLSLVALAAAALLMTVLTVAFNAVMDEHLQRQADDELRTRAAAVTTTVDTSGPRVRVLETVNDRLLDANVWIYADNHLLEKPPSPTVGGPVARAADRLAAQREHACTTVDGHRPVRLCSQPLPGRDARATVVTALDLAPYRSSADTLLLGSLVLDAVMLGCTYVLTRLSVGRALRPVRAMTDRATQWSAAGSDDRFATEDHPVELARLGGSLDALLDRIRTVLRHERQLTGELSHELRTPLTRIIMELDWWQARPRTDAQTRATHEVIAEAAQSMRTICDTLLDDARESALNPATAATTTDVVPLLSRLLQHLDPPDRVKTTVEADPQVVEAGVAPALLERILSPLLANAVRYARSSVTVSARRLPSAVRIDVVDDGPGVPEAFTAELFQPGRRADADDGHDGAGLGLPLARRLARTVGGEVSYDPGHAPGARFTVSVPSG; encoded by the coding sequence ATGAACCGTGCTTCCCGCATCGTCGGTCGCCTGGCCCCGCGCACCCTGCAAGGCCGGCTCTCCCTCGTGGCACTGGCCGCCGCCGCACTGCTGATGACGGTCCTGACCGTGGCGTTCAACGCCGTGATGGACGAACATCTGCAACGCCAGGCCGACGACGAGTTGCGCACCAGAGCGGCAGCGGTGACCACGACGGTCGACACCAGCGGTCCCCGGGTGCGCGTCCTGGAAACCGTCAACGACCGTCTCCTCGACGCGAACGTGTGGATCTACGCCGACAACCACCTGCTGGAAAAGCCGCCGTCCCCCACCGTCGGGGGCCCGGTGGCCCGGGCCGCCGACCGGCTCGCCGCACAGCGAGAGCACGCCTGCACGACCGTCGACGGTCACCGGCCCGTCCGGCTGTGCTCCCAGCCGCTTCCCGGCCGCGACGCCAGAGCCACTGTCGTCACCGCTCTGGACCTGGCTCCGTACCGGAGTTCGGCCGACACCCTGCTGCTGGGGTCGCTGGTCCTGGACGCTGTGATGCTCGGATGCACGTACGTACTCACGCGCCTGTCCGTCGGCCGGGCACTGCGACCGGTGCGGGCGATGACCGACCGGGCGACGCAGTGGAGCGCCGCGGGCTCCGACGACCGCTTCGCCACGGAGGATCACCCGGTCGAACTCGCCCGCCTGGGTGGCTCACTGGACGCACTTCTGGACCGCATACGCACCGTACTGCGCCACGAACGGCAGTTGACGGGGGAGCTCTCCCACGAACTGCGCACGCCGCTCACCCGGATCATCATGGAACTCGACTGGTGGCAGGCCCGTCCGCGCACGGACGCCCAGACCCGCGCCACCCATGAGGTGATCGCGGAGGCCGCGCAGTCCATGCGCACGATCTGCGACACGCTCCTCGACGACGCCCGCGAGAGTGCGCTCAACCCGGCGACGGCCGCCACAACGACCGACGTCGTGCCCCTCCTGAGCCGCCTGCTCCAGCACCTCGACCCACCGGATCGAGTCAAAACCACGGTGGAGGCGGACCCGCAGGTAGTGGAGGCGGGAGTCGCACCCGCTCTCCTCGAACGCATCCTCAGCCCGCTGCTCGCCAACGCCGTCCGCTACGCCCGCTCCAGCGTGACCGTGTCCGCGCGGCGCCTGCCCAGTGCGGTGCGGATCGATGTCGTCGACGACGGCCCCGGTGTACCGGAGGCGTTCACGGCGGAGTTGTTCCAGCCCGGCCGACGCGCCGACGCCGACGACGGGCACGACGGTGCGGGCCTCGGGCTGCCGCTCGCGCGACGTCTGGCCCGCACCGTCGGCGGCGAGGTCTCCTACGACCCCGGGCATGCGCCCGGGGCCAGGTTCACGGTCAGCGTCCCTTCCGGGTGA
- a CDS encoding COG4705 family protein: MEKSEVLTDLDVASTSKTKSVMKKLPEVTLAFWIMKIAATTLGETAGDLFAQTLKLGYFLTTIALFLVFVVTLVVQLRSSRYNPFCYWTVILSTSMAGTTMSDFMNRDASAKFLSNGATRLGWGPQGLGLGYPAGAAILISVLLAIFLAWKLSGMTFQIRDIVTFKGEALFWSAILVSNTLGTSMGDFLSDSSGLGYAGGALLVTGMLAVLVALMKVPTVPNVLLFWIAFVLTRPLGATAGDFLTKPVAKGGLDLGTVGSSAVLLVVLFGLMAYAHQQERRTAAGRGREERE, from the coding sequence TTGGAGAAATCCGAGGTCCTCACCGACCTCGACGTGGCGAGCACGTCGAAGACCAAGTCGGTGATGAAGAAACTGCCCGAGGTGACGCTGGCCTTCTGGATCATGAAGATCGCCGCGACGACCTTGGGCGAGACGGCGGGCGACCTCTTCGCGCAGACCCTGAAGCTGGGCTACTTCCTCACCACGATCGCGCTGTTCCTGGTGTTCGTGGTGACGCTGGTGGTCCAGCTGCGATCCAGTCGCTACAACCCGTTCTGCTACTGGACCGTGATCCTGTCGACCAGCATGGCGGGCACCACGATGTCCGACTTCATGAACCGCGACGCCAGCGCCAAGTTCCTCTCGAACGGCGCGACCAGGCTGGGCTGGGGCCCACAGGGCCTTGGCCTGGGCTACCCCGCCGGAGCGGCGATCCTGATCTCCGTCCTCCTGGCGATCTTCCTCGCCTGGAAGCTGAGCGGGATGACGTTCCAGATCCGCGACATCGTCACCTTCAAGGGCGAGGCCCTGTTCTGGTCGGCGATCCTGGTGTCGAACACCCTCGGCACCTCGATGGGTGACTTCCTGTCCGACAGCTCCGGCCTCGGCTACGCCGGTGGCGCGCTGCTCGTGACCGGGATGCTCGCCGTACTCGTAGCGCTCATGAAGGTGCCCACGGTGCCGAACGTGCTGCTGTTCTGGATCGCCTTCGTCCTGACCCGCCCGCTGGGCGCCACCGCGGGCGACTTCCTCACCAAGCCGGTCGCCAAGGGCGGCCTGGATCTGGGTACCGTGGGCTCGTCCGCCGTACTGCTCGTCGTTCTGTTCGGCCTGATGGCCTACGCCCACCAGCAAGAGCGTCGTACCGCCGCTGGACGGGGCCGGGAGGAGCGGGAATAG
- a CDS encoding cytochrome P450 family protein, translated as MGDPRPLVIDATGGDIHAEAARIRERGPVTLVELPGGVEAWAVSSPELLKRLLTDPRVSKDPRRHWPRWINGEVSPEWPLFTWVAVQNMFTAYGGEHKRLRSLVAKAFTARRTAALQPRIEEITKTLLDGLEEAGRRNSVVDLREGFCYPLPIQVISELFGLPEEQGEELRAVVDGVFHTSASPEEVTDIYARLYAALGELVALKRRSPGDDLTSALIAARDDEGDTRLSEQELLDTLALMVSAGHETTVNLIDNAIHLLLTHPDQLAQVRSGGASWDDAIEEALRVEAPVASLPLRYAVEDLRMEEFGGPAGVVIGKGEAILAAYAAAGRDPERYGADADRFDVARADKEHLAFGYGVHFCLGAPLGRLEARIALPALFERFPGLRLAVKEGELEPVDSFISNGHRVLPAQLS; from the coding sequence ATGGGAGACCCCCGCCCCTTAGTCATCGACGCGACCGGCGGTGACATCCACGCCGAGGCTGCCCGGATCCGCGAGAGGGGACCAGTCACCCTCGTGGAACTTCCCGGCGGTGTCGAGGCATGGGCCGTCAGCAGTCCTGAGCTGCTCAAACGCCTGCTCACCGACCCACGGGTGTCGAAGGACCCGCGCCGCCACTGGCCGCGCTGGATCAACGGTGAAGTGTCCCCGGAATGGCCGCTGTTCACCTGGGTCGCGGTGCAGAACATGTTCACCGCGTACGGCGGTGAGCACAAGCGGCTGCGCTCCCTGGTCGCCAAGGCGTTCACCGCCCGTCGCACGGCGGCGCTCCAGCCCCGGATCGAGGAGATCACCAAGACGCTGCTCGACGGACTGGAGGAGGCCGGGCGGCGGAATTCGGTGGTCGATCTGCGGGAGGGGTTCTGTTACCCCCTGCCGATCCAGGTGATCAGCGAGCTGTTCGGGCTGCCCGAGGAGCAGGGCGAGGAACTCCGGGCCGTCGTGGACGGCGTCTTCCACACCTCCGCCAGCCCGGAGGAGGTCACGGACATCTACGCCCGGCTCTACGCCGCGCTCGGTGAACTGGTGGCCCTCAAACGGCGGTCGCCCGGCGACGACCTGACCTCGGCCCTCATCGCGGCCCGCGACGACGAGGGCGACACCCGCCTGAGCGAACAGGAGTTGCTCGACACTCTGGCACTCATGGTGAGTGCCGGCCACGAGACCACGGTCAACCTCATCGACAACGCCATCCATCTGTTGCTCACCCACCCGGATCAGCTCGCCCAGGTCCGCTCGGGCGGCGCTTCCTGGGACGACGCGATCGAGGAGGCGCTGCGTGTGGAGGCGCCGGTCGCCAGCCTGCCGTTGCGGTACGCCGTGGAGGACCTCCGCATGGAGGAGTTCGGCGGCCCGGCCGGCGTGGTGATCGGCAAGGGGGAGGCGATCCTCGCCGCGTATGCCGCCGCCGGACGTGACCCCGAGAGGTACGGCGCGGACGCCGACAGGTTCGACGTCGCCCGCGCCGACAAGGAGCATCTGGCGTTCGGCTACGGCGTGCACTTCTGCCTCGGTGCCCCGCTGGGGCGGCTGGAGGCCCGGATCGCGCTCCCGGCGCTCTTCGAGCGCTTCCCCGGGCTCCGTCTCGCCGTCAAGGAGGGGGAACTGGAGCCCGTCGACTCCTTCATCTCCAACGGCCACCGCGTGCTTCCCGCACAGCTGTCCTGA
- a CDS encoding cytochrome P450 produces MTSPTPPPRCPAHEPLYGPEFAADPAAAYRRLRAAGPIAPVELAPGVHASLVVGYEAALHVLRSPETFSKDPRRWQDLADGTVPMDSPVVPMMMYRPNALWTDGAEHRRLRDAITDSLAQVDPNTLRGYVETSADTLIDRIAPAGKADLLGEYAQVLPLLVFNRLFGCPPEYGVRLVEGMSGIFDGVDAEKANELLATTLLDLVTLKRARPGQDVTSWLMAHPAALTDEEMVHSLVLLMGAGTEPQQNLIANSLRLLLSDDRFEGTLSGGSLPVEDALDEVLWTDPPMANYAVHYPVHDVVHDGVTLRVGHPIVVSLAAANTDPLLTSDQRAGNRAHLAWSAGPHTCPAQTPARLIAAVAVEKLLDRLPDVELAVPVEELTWRPGPFHRALAALPVVYPAAPLLPPAESTTDDDRSTRHTSASSDVRPPTAPPASRTGSGWLARLRSWWRGE; encoded by the coding sequence GTGACCTCGCCAACACCACCACCGCGCTGCCCCGCCCACGAGCCCCTGTACGGGCCGGAGTTCGCGGCCGACCCCGCGGCCGCCTACCGACGGCTGCGGGCCGCGGGCCCCATCGCGCCGGTCGAACTCGCGCCCGGCGTACACGCATCGCTCGTCGTCGGCTACGAGGCGGCCCTGCACGTCCTGCGCAGCCCCGAGACCTTCTCCAAGGACCCCCGCCGCTGGCAGGACCTGGCGGACGGCACCGTCCCCATGGACAGCCCGGTCGTCCCGATGATGATGTACCGGCCGAACGCCCTGTGGACCGACGGCGCCGAGCACCGCAGACTGCGCGACGCGATCACGGACAGCCTGGCCCAGGTCGATCCCAACACGCTGCGCGGCTACGTCGAGACCAGTGCCGACACCCTGATCGACCGGATCGCGCCGGCCGGGAAGGCCGACCTGCTCGGCGAGTACGCCCAGGTCCTGCCGCTGCTGGTGTTCAACCGGCTGTTCGGCTGCCCGCCCGAGTACGGGGTGCGGCTGGTCGAGGGGATGTCCGGGATCTTCGACGGCGTGGACGCCGAGAAGGCGAACGAACTGCTCGCCACGACCCTGCTCGACCTCGTGACGCTGAAGCGGGCCCGGCCCGGGCAGGACGTCACGTCCTGGCTCATGGCCCATCCTGCCGCACTGACGGACGAGGAGATGGTCCACAGCCTGGTCCTGCTGATGGGCGCGGGCACCGAGCCCCAGCAGAACCTCATCGCGAACAGTCTGCGGCTGCTGCTGTCCGACGACCGGTTCGAAGGCACCCTGTCCGGCGGCAGCCTGCCGGTGGAGGACGCCCTCGACGAGGTGCTGTGGACCGACCCGCCCATGGCCAACTACGCCGTGCACTATCCCGTGCACGACGTCGTCCACGACGGGGTGACCCTGCGGGTCGGCCACCCCATCGTGGTCAGCCTCGCCGCCGCCAACACCGACCCGTTGCTGACGTCGGATCAGCGCGCCGGCAACCGCGCCCATTTGGCATGGAGCGCGGGCCCGCACACCTGCCCGGCCCAGACTCCGGCCCGGCTGATCGCGGCGGTGGCGGTCGAGAAACTGCTCGACCGCCTCCCTGATGTCGAACTGGCCGTCCCCGTGGAGGAGTTGACCTGGCGGCCCGGTCCGTTCCACCGGGCGCTGGCCGCACTCCCCGTCGTCTATCCGGCGGCCCCACTCCTGCCACCCGCCGAGTCCACCACGGACGACGACCGGTCCACGCGGCACACGAGTGCGTCATCGGACGTACGGCCGCCCACCGCGCCGCCGGCAAGCCGCACCGGCAGCGGCTGGTTGGCGCGGCTGCGGTCCTGGTGGCGCGGGGAGTGA
- a CDS encoding MFS transporter, which produces MSTTGVASAETATDSPAPYGWRWAALFVILAAEVMDLLDAVVTNIAGPSMRADLGGGASTLQWLAAAYTLSMAVGLVTGGRLGDIHGRRRMFLVGAAGFTLGSLLCAISASPEMLIAARVVQGLFGAVMLPQGLGMIKEMFPPKESQKAFGMFGPVMGLSAVCGPILAGWLVDADYFGTGWRMIFLINLPLGAAAILGALRYLPRGRSGSKPRLDIPGMLMVSLAALLIIFPLVQGREYDWPMWTFLMMAASVFVFVAFGRYESRRSRAGRDPLVVPSLFRKRGFSGGMTLGLVFFSTMQGFMLVFNLYTQIGLGYAPLKAGLVMVPWSGGMIVGFGVAQGVVRFGRAVLQAGTLVMALGVFGVWLTLDMVGSGVGPWQLLPSLLVTGIGMGLLMAPFFDIVLASVEQHETGSASGTMTAIQQLGGAFGVAVLGTVFFGLLGGGIGSAVDHHSDGLRRQLAAAHVAPAAQERIVADLRTCTSDRAVAKDPAATPASCARLEKDTRSAAISPQAGERIPGALKTTASSAFRTGFGSVMKTLLWIVDGMLALTFLLAFLLPRHARPEGSVGH; this is translated from the coding sequence ATGTCCACCACCGGTGTCGCGTCCGCCGAGACAGCCACCGACTCCCCAGCGCCCTACGGATGGCGCTGGGCTGCGCTCTTCGTGATCCTCGCGGCCGAGGTGATGGACCTCCTCGACGCCGTCGTCACGAACATCGCCGGCCCCTCCATGCGGGCCGACCTGGGCGGCGGTGCCTCCACCTTGCAGTGGCTCGCCGCCGCGTACACGCTCTCGATGGCCGTCGGGCTCGTCACCGGAGGGCGGCTCGGGGACATCCACGGGCGCCGCCGGATGTTCCTGGTGGGGGCCGCAGGCTTCACCCTGGGGTCGCTGCTGTGCGCGATATCCGCGTCACCCGAGATGCTGATCGCCGCACGCGTCGTGCAGGGACTGTTCGGGGCGGTGATGCTGCCGCAAGGCCTCGGCATGATCAAGGAGATGTTCCCGCCGAAGGAGTCGCAGAAGGCCTTCGGCATGTTCGGCCCGGTCATGGGACTGTCCGCGGTGTGCGGGCCGATCCTCGCGGGCTGGCTCGTCGACGCCGACTACTTCGGCACCGGCTGGCGGATGATCTTCCTGATCAACCTGCCGCTGGGCGCCGCGGCCATCCTCGGTGCCCTGCGCTACCTGCCGAGGGGCCGGTCCGGGAGCAAGCCGCGCCTCGACATCCCCGGCATGCTCATGGTCTCGCTGGCCGCGCTGCTCATCATCTTCCCGCTGGTCCAGGGCCGTGAGTACGACTGGCCCATGTGGACGTTCCTGATGATGGCCGCCTCGGTGTTCGTCTTCGTCGCCTTCGGCCGGTACGAGTCGCGCCGCAGCAGGGCCGGCCGGGACCCGCTGGTCGTCCCCAGCCTCTTCCGCAAGCGTGGATTCAGCGGCGGCATGACCCTCGGGCTGGTCTTCTTCTCGACCATGCAGGGCTTCATGCTGGTCTTCAACCTCTACACCCAGATCGGCCTCGGCTACGCGCCGCTCAAGGCCGGACTGGTGATGGTGCCCTGGTCGGGCGGAATGATCGTCGGCTTCGGGGTCGCTCAGGGTGTCGTCCGGTTCGGACGGGCCGTCCTGCAGGCGGGCACGCTGGTCATGGCCCTCGGTGTGTTCGGCGTGTGGCTGACCCTCGACATGGTGGGAAGCGGTGTCGGCCCCTGGCAGCTCCTGCCGTCCCTCCTCGTCACCGGCATCGGGATGGGCCTGCTCATGGCGCCGTTCTTCGACATCGTGCTCGCCAGTGTCGAGCAGCACGAGACGGGCTCGGCGTCCGGCACGATGACCGCGATACAGCAGCTCGGCGGCGCCTTCGGCGTAGCCGTCCTCGGCACCGTGTTCTTCGGTCTGCTGGGCGGCGGGATCGGCTCCGCCGTCGACCACCACTCGGACGGCCTGCGCAGGCAGCTTGCCGCGGCGCACGTCGCGCCCGCCGCTCAGGAGCGCATCGTGGCGGACCTGCGGACCTGCACCTCGGACCGCGCCGTGGCCAAGGATCCCGCCGCGACACCGGCGTCCTGCGCGCGCCTGGAGAAGGACACCCGCTCCGCCGCGATCTCGCCCCAGGCCGGCGAGCGGATACCCGGCGCGCTGAAGACCACCGCGTCGTCGGCCTTCCGGACCGGTTTCGGCTCCGTCATGAAGACACTGCTGTGGATCGTCGACGGCATGCTCGCCCTGACTTTCCTGCTCGCGTTCCTCCTGCCGCGCCACGCACGTCCCGAGGGGTCCGTTGGGCACTGA
- a CDS encoding GTP-binding protein, with protein MGSAPASEHAAGNLYLRPSVQTAAKLLVVGHFAVGKTTLVGALSEIRPLRTEEVMTEAGALVDDLAGMKDKTTTTVALDFGRLTLNDRLVLYLFGTPGQQRFTQLWQDMTRGALGALVLADTRRLNQSFEVMGVLEELGLPYAVALNQFDDAPSHDLDEIREALDLLPETPLVRCDARDRISSTHALIALVEYLLTRTGTLENA; from the coding sequence ATGGGCTCCGCGCCCGCCTCTGAACACGCCGCAGGAAACCTCTATCTGCGCCCCAGCGTGCAGACCGCGGCCAAGCTGCTGGTCGTGGGCCACTTCGCGGTCGGCAAGACCACCCTCGTCGGCGCGCTCTCCGAGATCCGGCCGCTGCGCACCGAGGAGGTCATGACCGAGGCCGGCGCACTCGTCGACGACCTGGCCGGCATGAAGGACAAGACGACCACCACCGTCGCCCTGGACTTCGGCCGTCTGACCCTCAACGACCGCCTGGTGCTCTATCTCTTCGGCACCCCCGGCCAGCAGCGCTTCACCCAGCTGTGGCAGGACATGACCCGCGGCGCGCTCGGCGCCCTCGTCCTCGCGGACACCCGGCGGCTGAACCAGTCATTCGAGGTCATGGGCGTACTGGAGGAGCTCGGACTGCCGTACGCGGTCGCCCTCAACCAGTTCGACGACGCACCCTCGCACGACCTCGACGAGATACGCGAGGCCCTCGACCTGCTCCCCGAGACCCCGCTCGTCCGCTGCGACGCCCGCGACCGGATCTCGTCCACACACGCCCTGATCGCCCTCGTGGAATACCTCCTGACCCGCACCGGCACACTGGAGAACGCGTGA
- a CDS encoding TetR/AcrR family transcriptional regulator codes for MTDAAAGTPASPPPSPWERERPARARVVPARAPLSRERVVEAAFAVLDRQGLDGLSMRQVAAELGVAVSALYAHVSSKDDLLELMYTRLFDGFEMPAPDPERWQEQLRDFARSARQRLLTHRDMARISMGHVPFTAELLPHVEALLAVFRTAGLPDRIAAEAGDLISTYIDGFVLEEGMWQDRAAQHGGDDASMARPDWREMADEMQNYFASLPATDFPHLRALSGLMVTDSSDERFDIGLEIILRGLASYLPDPDSRACVSPDDHRAPDAT; via the coding sequence ATGACCGACGCGGCCGCCGGCACCCCCGCATCCCCTCCGCCGTCCCCCTGGGAACGCGAGCGCCCCGCTCGTGCCCGCGTCGTCCCCGCGCGCGCCCCGCTGTCGCGCGAACGAGTCGTCGAGGCCGCCTTCGCCGTGCTGGACCGCCAGGGGCTGGACGGGCTGTCGATGCGTCAGGTGGCGGCCGAACTGGGCGTCGCGGTCTCCGCCCTCTACGCCCACGTCAGCTCCAAGGACGACCTTCTGGAGCTGATGTACACGCGCCTCTTCGACGGCTTCGAGATGCCCGCACCCGATCCGGAGCGGTGGCAGGAGCAACTGCGGGACTTCGCCCGTTCCGCACGGCAGCGCCTGCTGACCCACCGGGACATGGCCCGGATCTCCATGGGTCATGTCCCCTTCACCGCCGAACTGCTGCCGCACGTCGAGGCGTTGCTCGCCGTCTTCCGTACCGCCGGGCTGCCCGACCGTATCGCCGCGGAGGCCGGTGACCTCATCTCCACCTACATCGACGGGTTCGTCCTGGAGGAGGGCATGTGGCAGGACCGGGCCGCCCAGCACGGCGGTGACGATGCCTCCATGGCCCGCCCCGACTGGCGCGAGATGGCCGACGAGATGCAGAACTACTTCGCGTCCCTGCCCGCGACGGACTTTCCCCATCTGCGCGCCCTGTCCGGGCTGATGGTGACGGACTCCTCCGACGAGAGGTTCGACATCGGCTTGGAGATCATCCTCCGGGGCCTCGCGAGCTACCTTCCGGACCCGGACTCGAGGGCGTGCGTGAGCCCTGACGATCACCGGGCTCCGGACGCCACCTGA